The genomic interval ggaaTTCTTAATATGAGAATAGAATGAAAGAAATCATTAATGTCCCTattttaaaatcgttttaatttCTTCCTGTGCAAAGCACCCGATGCTGTTATAAAAGTAACATTAATTTTTCCGTTTATATCGAAGTATAGATCATCGCTAGAAACATATAAATaggtctaagaagtgaaaagttgaaaaaaatattttatcgagGTGGCTTTGAATATACTACAAATCTTAAAAAATCAAAGGAATAAATAAACCAATTCTGTAGTAGAATTACAGCTAAGCAGTTGAGACTATCTCTGTATCTATAATAGATTTGGATATTATTTATATGAGGGAGTTCGACTTTATTGACTTCTGCCAGGCGTACGACAGTATCCTCAGAGACCAGCTGCAAGTGGACTTGATGGGGTTTGACGTCCGTCCTAAAGAAGCTGGTGTGTATGGTTAGAATGACAATGAGGAGCTCCTCTGGCAGAGTTAAGGTGTCGGGGTCTCTAGACACAATTTCAACTGTGAACACAGGCTTGTGTCAGGAAGACCCACTAGCGACAACACTGTTCAATTTCTTATTGGAAGGTGCCGCAAGGAGTATCCCAATGAATCCCGAAGGAACTATTTGCAATAGGTTCACACCGCACCTCGCTTATGCGGATGATGTTGACATCATGCCACGAACCACTTCGGCTCTTTTGGGAGCGGTTGAGGAGATCGAGCGAGCAGCTGAAGTGAGACGACTCAAAATCAATGAACAGAAAACCATGTACATATGAACAGATCTTCCAAATCACGTTCCAAGTCAGAGAACATCGCTTCCCTGTGTACACCATTTCAAATATCTTGGGGCCTTGATAACTGAAGGTAATGACGTGACAACAGAGAACAAGGGAAGAGTTGCTGCGGGGAACAGATACTTCTGGGCAGTCCAGAGAGCGTTCAAGTTTAGAGGGCTCTTACGAAGGTCAAAGCTCACAATTTATAAGATAATAATCCGTTCCGTAGTCACATAGGGATGTAGACATTGACATTGAGATCCCTGTTTGCGAGAATGGTGCGTGGAGCATCCGGAGGAATGCTGAGCTGTGACAGATGTATTGCGAGCCAATTTGGTggctaagttggaatttctggaaccgttggttatatttatactgaatacactgtttacaccacaaCTGCAACAACacccacaattacactgtctaacgcacgtttcgataaccaagttatcttcttcagagaaTGAAGGTAAACTCAGTTTACCttcgtcagacagtgtaattgtgagtgttggtatagtgatGATGTAAACAGTCTATACAGTAGATTTGGTGGCGTTCATCCGGAGAGCGCGTCTGAGGTGGCTGGAACACGTGGAGAGGATGTCTTCTAATCGATACCTGCGCAGAGCCATGTATGGGGTTCCTGGAGGACGGCAACTGGGGTTCGAGGTTGGAGGCACCATACTCAGGACAGAAAGGATTGGCAGTCGATTGTTGGAAAGTCCCTGGTTCTCAAAGGAGCGTAGCGCCGGCTAAAGAATGAGTAGTTGGATGATTTGTCCCTTATTACGATaacattttgtttgaatttgTTTCCATTAATTGTAAAGTTTAGTTTTGGAATgtagtttctatttattttttagaatctacATTTGCTAATCATAAGATGTAACAATAGTTTTAAGTTAATCATATTTTGTTACTAATAATCTTTTTAAaggaattaatatttaaaaagttttgtatACTCGAGGTGCACCTCTTTACTTCTATTGTGATACTGATTAAAGTAAATCAGTTTGTTCAATTTAGTAGGCTAGTGAGTGGTGtaggaaacaaataaataaaattgaaaatataattacataGTCAACGCTTCTTAAACAAGGCATAGTTGAACTAACAGACATCAAGTTGTTGGCCTgttgaaacattttaatatcACATCATGTTTAAGTAGAACTAATTTTATCTACTTTGAGATACATATGCCACTGATACAACAACCGCATCTATCGGAACCATTGAAAAGACCTTAAGCCGAAATaagtacaaaaatataattataatgataattcaaTTATGCCTTTATAATAGGTACCAAAATGTTGAGATAATTTTAgctgtaaaaaataaattttggaatgtAATAGATTACAACTTTACCTATCAATGCGACGACCTAACTTCTTCATCTTCGTCTTGAAAGGACTCTGACAAATCATCGTGGACTTTAACCTTTGAAAATTCTTCATATATTCCTTTTAGAGTATTTTCCGTTTCATCCTCACTGTCACTAAGTATAACATACTCGGTAGCGTTATCGTCGATATCTTCAAATTGTATATCTTCTTGTGTACAATCTTTGAAACAGTCGCTTCTCCTGTCTTTTGACATCTCTAGTTCAAACTGTTGGAACCGTTTTTTCAATTGATCATttgtaaagtaaaatttttccatGGCTATATCACAATACGgacaaaatatttgagaatattcCTCTTCGACTGATTTATGGGCTACGGCCTTGCAATGGGGacatttataatcaaataagaTGAATATTGGCACCATAGAAAAGCAGCATCGGGTATCTACATGGGGCGGAAAACACAAAGGACCCATGATCTGTGAGTGTTcgttaagaaaaatataaaaaaatataaaaaaaaatatttttttagacaaaGTAAACAATGTCATGAAATATGGATAAAACATACAAATCTGCAGTGAAGAAATTTCTTGGAAAGTCCTAACCTTGAAATTAATGTATGGtttcatataatgaaattattatgtgTCAATCTCTAAAGAGGTAAATGATTTATGGTGGAAGAAGCCCCGGTGTAGTGGTGTAAATTGAAGTTCTTCACCAGACATTCCGCTTACAGGATGAGATTTTTCTGacttttgaattcaaataatatttccaaagaCAACTGTCAAACATTAATCAGTGCTACTAACCAACTACCTCGTTATGCTGTAATTTCCCTAATGtctattttcaacaatttttctataaatataaataaaagcgGAATCAcgagaaaatagtataaaacacTCTTAGCAGAAGGCCATTCCAGCATTTTGAACTCTTGCTGCAATGGAAAACTTTATGTTACTTATATTTCAATAGACTATTTCGTTTCTAATATTATATGCTGGTTGAAGAAGTTCGCTTTAGccacaatatttaattaaaataagcaCTAAAATTTCCACGTGAAAAGAATTCTTTAcacaaatacatacttttgagACTTGATATTAAGCCTGTTACGTTTGacatttaatatatatatttatctacGACCACCATTAAAATTAATCCTTAAAAACTCAcataaatatgttaaattacTTATTATACATACGTCTAAAAGCTTGCGAAAAATTGAATGGACGTTTCATTATAAGACCCAAAAGAGTTACGAACAAGTACAACGGTTTTTAAATAGGATAATCATTATaacacttttttaatttttatatttatcaaattacaTTAGATCATTTTGATCTGTGTCTTCTATCAAAGGTTCagtaattgtaataattttgtacTGTCATTAATAAGTGTGAAATGTAATCATCATTTTGCaatagtatattacataacGAGTTTGGAAAGTGATACATTTCGCACTAGTTACTGTTTTGCGAGCCGCGTAGCAGCGAGTGTTGAAACGTAAcgagttcgaaatacactttccatCGAGTTGTGTACACTACGAccacataaaaaatttttcaaaaaaacgtattttttaaataagaaagtcaattaaacaaCATCAAACAtgtgttgaaaagtatataaacacgctaaaaagttaaaaaatcctacaaaatattttttattttgtaatagtagagatgacaaaaacgaaaagaatgattatgaactattttataactaaagaacagaaaaagaaccaatacaacaataaattttttgtaactatattaggtacctaattaaataattaatgattttgttttactttttttctgagacgttataaaatttaaatgcaaaGTTATTATCATAACAATTACTAAATTGCATTTGATTTTGTAATATTGCATCATTGGTGGTATCCCTAACATATGTGTTTATTGCCTCTTGTTGCTGTATAGATGAAGTTCAACTTGCATTGTTTTTGGGTTGTGCAGTCTCAGTATTTTGTTCAACACTATTTCCATGTTTTTATTTGCAACTACTTTGTTTAATGTGCTTGTGTTGCTAATggcattcattattttattagcaGTCATTCATCTATTAGTTGCAGAGTCGTCTATGTACTGCTCAGCCACGGTAGAGGATATCCATCCTCCGTGGCGTTTTAATGCAGCAAGATTTGCTCCTGCATCTGCCAAAGTTGTTGCAGAAGAACGTCTAAAGGTCTGGCCAGTATATTGTTATGGATTCGGAAGATTTAAAAACTTTGCCACTATCTTTGACACTCTGCCTATTTTGTTTGTACCACCTACTTGCTAGgtgcatttttcatttttataattgggAAAAACCTTAGTTGAGTGGTTGTGGCCTAATATTGGcatcttttttaaatatattataaaagtgTCCAGTAATTGTAAACTTtcttttgtaattaaatatacTTAATCTGGAGCTCtttctatgaaattatttatttcttgctGTGACAGGACTTTGGCTTTTTTGATTTATAGCCATCactttttctttctaaaaatgcCTTTAATTTTAGGTATTTGGAAATATCAACATTATGCTCAATAGATGAAGTAGTCCTCAACATTGAGTATTGCTTCCACAAAGTGGGACTTTGCTCTTTTAATGACAATTCATTCACATAGGTCAGAAGTACATTCTcagaaaacgaaatttttatttgtttcctttGTCATTGTACTTTGTCATAAGTACATTGTTTTTAACATCTATGTATGTATTTGAACAGAATCACAACAAacgttcaatttttattgtaaacactaACATAccctcaaaaaatcatattgtcttcttgaatttggccttttgcctttTGACACCCAGCCagatttatattatattcgcgtattccctctatcgttcgagaccatatataatatgaaaaagaagtatttcaatacattttgttattttttagtacatgtgtgaaataagctacCTACTTTCTTAAGTGAAAATGATTGGGCAATCTATCATTTCCAtaagtggtcgtaggaaaattttttttctaaactaaaTAAACATGGAAGAAAAATCTGATTGCATTTCTCCTGAAATTGCACAAATTGCTTGCAATGTAACTCAAAACCTGCTTCCGGAAAagtcaagaaaaatatacatgaagTCATATGGAAATTTTTTGGATCGGtgtaaactaaaaaaatgaaaaataaaatgttaatattgtatatatctaatattatttataattcaattttaataaaactatttctcTAATGTGGTCATAGATTAAATATTGTATGATACTAGTACGTGAAGTACTTTTGCGCACTTgtatcataaataactattcatATGTTTAGGCCGAACAGTATGAAGCCAAAAGGGTATGTGACAGCGCTACACAACCATCACATACTCTGCAAGAGACATCTGTGGGACAATCATACAAAACAGTAACAGAAACAGCATGGTAGActgatgagaaaaaaaatccaagttaaaataaaaaatggaaatagcaAAAACACCTATGACAAACAGCGCAGAGGAGTTCGGACACTATaaataacaaagtaaaaaagttaagttgaaatttctgagACCGTTGTTGATATTTATACTGGACACTCAGTTTAAACagagttcaccttcagtctctgaagacgataacttgctTATCGAAGTgcgcgtcatacagtgtaattgtgagtgttggtgtaatggaaGTGCAAACAGTGTTGTCAATATAAAGTAAAATAGTTGGTATTGCACTCCAAACACAGAAAATGGGATAAATTTGGGGTAGAGTTAGAATTAAACAGTAGAACAAACGATAAACTCTTTTATAGAATATTAATAGGTCTTAGAGGCACCAAAAAggtagaaaatatatcaattaagaACCAAGCAGAGGAAATACTAGTAAATTAAGTACATATAATGGAGTGCTGGGAGGAATATTATGAAGGACTGcttaacaaagaaaataagAGACACGACAAAATGCAACAACATAGAGaggaagaaaatggaaaaaactcaAGAAGGAAATGAAGAACTTATAACTAAAGAGGAAGCAGACGAACAATGGGAAGGCACTCGGAGAAGATAAAGACACAGCCGAGATGATAAAGAACATGGGAGAAAAAGCAAAATGGGTTTGACAGGAATCGAGATCAGAAACGCCAAAAACTTACAATAAGAGGTaccaagtaaatttttttaattccatttattCATCAATCTGCCGTGAGGCAATAATTGTTAAGGCTTACAGTGACATGAGAAGAGATAGTACCATActtttacaatatattttatgattatgTAGGGTTAATAAAAATCACTTATAACTACATAAGTCTATTTGTTAGATCAGACAATTTAATGCTTTTAAAACGTCGCCCTTCACTACTCCGATTAAATAACCGTTTGGATGTATTGATACTGTTCTGGAATCTATGCAGGATCTCTATGTTGGAATTGCTGGCAATATATTTGGTTTAATTTTAGTCCTAGCTGCCTCCGTTTAGTGAATATGTGTTTCTGATAAGTCAGCATTCGGTCTAAGTGAAGTCCTAAGTATTTAACGCCATTAGCTTGTGGGAGTTCTGCTTCATTCATTTTCACAGGAGAACATGACGTTTCCTTTCTAAGTGTAAACATAATATGGACTTGGATTTATTGGCTTTATTACGTCATTGTTTGAGCCATATCGGGATCTTGTTATTTTCCTAGTTATTGATAGGTCAGCTGTGTAGATTAAATACAGAACTGGTCCTAAGACGCTTGCTTGAGAGACTCCAGAAAAGATTCGATAAAAATAAGTGAGTGTGTTATTGTAGTGGGGCTAAGAGATTGATTAAGAAGCAAAATTGACagaaaatctgaaaattcaGGATACAGTACGATTCACGATATCTAGACGATGGCAGTTCGATGGGCAAGGGATGAAAAACCAACTTCAAAGAGACCTCCCGGCCGACTTCCCAAGAGATGGCACCAAAGCTGGATATCTACTTCTCAATAGGCTgaatagagaaagaaacaaGAGTATTAAAAAAGGAGGAAGAAGAACGGTTTTATACTACCAGTGCACAAAAAGGGAGACATCAAAGACTGGCATAATTATAGAGAAATATCCCCGTTATGTACTCCATTAAAGATTGTTGAACAAATTATCCAAAGCGAGCTAAAATAGATCCAACTTTGAAAGATGCGAAGTGAGACAAGGAGGCAGTTTTGAACTATTCATAGTTTACATGGATGGATCAATTAGAAGtgcaaaaaagaaaactaaaccACTTCATATAGGATTTCGAAAACTAGAGGGCATTAATATATCGAAATGCACATTTTCAGATGATATAATGATCATAcaagaaatttaaacaaatgaaaccaaatattggcagaaaatgaacaaaaagaaaaccaaAGTTATGGTAGTGGCAATTTTTAGAATATcaataattcgaaattattgtttgcattcttcaaatgagaaaacaactaTTTTCCTGGCTAATTTCGCAGAGAACGGCAAACAATAATTTCTCTCTCCACGCCGAACGAGAGGGTGTTACAGTTACAGTTGCGATCCATTGGCGATGATGACATCGAAAAAAAGGCCACGTTATTCATAGaggatgtaattcaatattcgtcactgcattagccaggaaagtaatTTTTCTTTCCTTCAAACGACAAACAATAATTTCGAATTCGAAGAGGTGAcaagtaaattatatttattattatttctatccGTAGACTTGCGTATTAACAAATTACAGATGGctgattatataaaaatgttactATTTTACGACATTATTTACCTTACGGTGGATCTGttgagatatttttcattaaataaaaaggatattgtCTCCACACCATACACAAGTTAATGGCTCGGGATATTCCATTTCGTTGGCAATCTCCATAACTGACTTCATCTCATTGATGAATGTTTTTCCAACTTTAGCTttgggtaaaatattttttgctacCATCTCCTTTAGGAAAACATTTTGTATATACAAACTATGCATTTGGAAATCGGTTAATTTGTTCTTGATACTTTTATTTAGTAGCATTGTCATTCTCTGTGTTACCAATTTTATTGATACTAAATAATGTAGAAGAATAAAGGGTTTTATATTGTAATTCTTGACAACTGGTATTAGACTGAAAATCATTTCAGAGAGTTTGGCTATTAATCTCaatgtttttagttttgttaGAGATAAAGTATCATAATTTAAAGCCAATGGTAAACCCAACCATGGgaatcttttttctttaatacaatttatcctgaaattaaaaaaaatattattgattataacttaagatataattttataacCTTCACACAAAGAAGAGAAATTTCTCAAATCTACTGAGTGACGTGGAAACACGAACGCCtagtaaaaattattgtattgcaaTAATATTTGGAGCTCCACGTTTTCTTACACATTCTCCAATATATCCAGCCATATTTAACATATTAAACAATAGCTTCCTGGGATATATCATTTCAAGCCTCCCCTATCTTATGTTAAAGAAAAGCTATCAAAGTGTGAGAGGGATGATATGAATTTCTTAATCTTCACATATTCAATTGGCGACAAATCTGGGTTAATTAGACGTCAAGGTGGGAACTGAATTTGCATTTTACAGTATAATGAAGATTACAATCAACTTGGAGCAATAAGCACCCCATATGAtaacttcaaaaaaattgaggGTTAAGACGTCTCCTTACCTTCACTCGACCATCATGTATGTCTAGGCCTAACAGACTTTTATCACTTAAGACGATAATGTTCCATTCCTCCCAGATTCCACGTCGGTTTTGgcgatatttttcgaaaaatggctATTGTTGTTCATGTCAACGATCTTTTCGAGCTAATAATTTTAGGTGACGATCTTGGCCCTCCGATGTTCGTACCACTCGTCCTGTTTCTCTAGCTCTTTATATTAGGTATTGGCGATAACTGACAAAAATATTGACACTCCTGTTCATTCCAGCTCACCAAACCCAAACAATTAACCTTTGCACTCGACTACTTGATATTTCACgtaacattcaaaaatattatatttaatttaaccGGCGTTATGGTCCTTTGAGAACCAGGGCCTTCTCAACAATCGACTGCCAATCCTTTTTGTCCTGAGCATGGTGCCTCCTTCGTCGAAACCCTAGCTGGATCAAGTCCACCTCAACGTCCTCCAACCAGCGAAGGCGCGGTCTTCCTTTCAGTCGCCGTCCTCCAGGAACTCCATACATGGCTCTGCGCGGATATCGATCAGAAGGCATCCTCTCCACGTGTCCTAGCCATCTCAGATGCACCCCCTGGATGAACGCCACCAAATCTGGCTCGCCATACATCTGTCTCAGCTCAGCAGTTCGAAATCCGCTGACTTGTCATCATAGTCTCTGTATCGCATACATATGTGACTACGAGATGTATTATTTTCGAGTAAATTGGCCTTCTTGAGAGTCCTCTTAACTTGAGCGCTCCTAAAGTCCCAAGATATTTGAATCAGATACAGGGAAGCCATGTAGGCTGTACAAGCGATACGGTCCACTCATCTCGCATCTCTTCAATGATCCAAATTAAGAGGATTCGTTCATAGAGGGCATTTCATACATCCTCCCCGCCGTTATAATGTTAACTACCCCAGGGTACATgttatttttcagctttttGATAATGACGAAGATTTCCTCTCTTATCTGAGGATCCATTTGATCACTGCTCTGGTCGTCGTCAATGCTCATGgtgttataaaaatttgattcgaCAGAGGAATCGAACCTCTCCGGAAATTGGGCACTTTGACAACCTTACCAACTACATCGTCACGGCTCGATTTTGTTTCCTGgtcttatatttttgtttatacgGTATAGATGAATTAGAATGATAAGCCAACTTACCTAAGTGTTTCAAAACAATCCCAGTGTTCTCTAATTGTATCGGTATTATTATTCCATAATAAATCGAAGGGATTTATTTTCACATTGTGATATACAAATACATTAACATAAGACTTCGATTTAGAAAAACTTTGTAAATCCCATGGATAtgcaacaacaaaaaacaaaactttatttttagaaaagaaaCAACCATGAGTGCGATATTTGTCCATATCGtttttgattgatatatttttctgttctatggctattttattgttaaaaacgCTTATATCCAGTTCTGTTAATATTCCAGGCAATGATAGTACCAACAGCTTGTTTTCGCTTATCTGTTGTATACctaaaaatcgattaatatcaaaagttattaaatataCCAATAATGGTAAATGGAAAGatagttttatcaataaaaataatgtaacgTCTTTCTGGAATTATCTCGACCATTCCCATAGAAACTGATGAGTTGCTGTTTCCACGGAATCACAGTGCGAGGACCTCATTagcattttatatttatctaaatgtattttcaatattaatgtgctgagtgcatgtcaaattgtcgataatttaattttctcgagtgcgcgaatgcgcacgagaggaaattatgagacaatttgtcatgcacgagagggcattttggcagactatttcctgagaaaaatttaatttaaaataaacaataattgttccttttcttaaaatataaaattaaaaccaaatgatgtttattaatcctagacgaaaatttggcactagtgcaaattatcgataatttgcactagtgcagtattatcgctgaaatttgatcgttgctaggtaaacataaaatattacagctttttggttggcttaaatttttcgaaggaaatagtctcACACATTTTTAGTCAGTCAGTTGTGgtcattttataattagttcgagtaaaataaagtttttgaaaagtgtattctaagttaataatttgaaagtcTGGTAAGTTTCgttgagaaaattatataagttaattAACCCTCAACACTTTATTGAATCACAATTATCACACTAATTACAACACTACTAACAATTTAATAACTATCACTTCATTTAATGCCACTCGAATTGTCGTAGATcacaattcaatatttaacTACTCTTCTACTTTGTTATATACACTTTTATGATACTCTAGAgcaggggtctccaaactttCCAGCCTTAGGGCCATACTGATTACTCCAGTAAGTTCCGAGGGCCAAAACCATATTATCATTGTTGCCGgtggtaaaaagtgaaatagtccACTGATGAAAAGAGAAGTCCGAAAAAATACGCAATTTTTAAAAAGGCTACAAATCGGACTAAAGTCCGcaaaacggcaacactgcatattattaatttcccTGTCATTATCTGTAATTTCTAGATTAGTCGTAGAGTACGAGCCATGAGGAGTAACGTGACACGACATCTGGTAGACACAAGCGGAAATAGGTAGTACCTTCTATCTAACAGATGACGCTAATAGTACGTACAGAATAATCTCGTTGGTTCAAGAAAGTTCTGGTTTCTTCCACTCACTTCTAGATGGcagtaattggaatatataagaaggtTAGTGACGCAACCACAAGTCAGCTCCTATGACActgttgtgaaataaaatagtgcGTACCTCCTTAAAACGTGTTTGTGCGTTTTTATCTTATgttttatcttattttattttattaagttttatagttttaaatacaCTAGATTTAATAACTAAATATGATATGCCCgtagaaagataaaaatttaatcatatGTACCTGTTATGAAGTAATCTTGAATGCAAACAGATACAATGTCAAAAATTTCTCCAAATGTATCTATTCCAAGAATGATTAAAACT from Diorhabda sublineata isolate icDioSubl1.1 chromosome 8, icDioSubl1.1, whole genome shotgun sequence carries:
- the LOC130448259 gene encoding uncharacterized protein LOC130448259; translated protein: MSVQFKLLDQFKLLNHLDLNFACDYSEDHRFFIINDTGIYILSFTGNLTQDSSTFSCKKQHIKVSTFTPSQCIDIDINSFHTKLLREDVYDIVMKIEYSATLNNTKPVNPVPICAKWSPKGLADGTECYLAVLTNLHSLEVYMKYLNNNEQIKYAIISNVSESIVLTEKLKWSCANRLPIAVKLAEYKKRIHAVSPTAFTWSHLIRFDKNYASIIFTGHINGDITAWRLCAAHFCENMQSNVHFLGRYNSQLERITNMQWHQSSSNGGALFFSDNNGKMNVVHVMNLNEELAVFDKEQSIISEADKVRVEKIDIIKYNNSTFILVAKQRVLIILGIDTFGEIFDIVSVCIQDYFITGIQQISENKLLVLSLPGILTELDISVFNNKIAIEQKNISIKNDMDKYRTHGCFFSKNKVLFFVVAYPWDLQSFSKSKSYVNVFVYHNVKINPFDLLWNNNTDTIREHWDCFETLRINCIKEKRFPWLGLPLALNYDTLSLTKLKTLRLIAKLSEMIFSLIPVVKNYNIKPFILLHYLVSIKLVTQRMTMLLNKSIKNKLTDFQMHSLYIQNVFLKEMVAKNILPKAKVGKTFINEMKSVMEIANEMEYPEPLTCVWCGDNVRTFQEISSLQICMFYPYFMTLFTLSKKIFFFIFFYIFLNEHSQIMGPLCFPPHVDTRCCFSMVPIFILFDYKCPHCKAVAHKSVEEEYSQIFCPYCDIAMEKFYFTNDQLKKRFQQFELEMSKDRRSDCFKDCTQEDIQFEDIDDNATEYVILSDSEDETENTLKGIYEEFSKVKVHDDLSESFQDEDEEVRSSH